One genomic segment of Mesoterricola silvestris includes these proteins:
- a CDS encoding AAA family ATPase, translating into MNLAPDSPDPLRFRWAAEQAETLRGEIHRALVGQEAVVDQVLTAFLAGGHVLLEGVPGLGKTLLVRALAATFHGAFARIQFTPDLMPSDVMGHAVWDLKSEAFQLRRGPVFTNLLLADEVNRSPAKTQAALLEVMQERQVSLEGRTLTVEAPFMVLATQNPIEQEGTYPLPEAQLDRFLLKVLMGYPQAAEEVAMVRQVTAGTVGDALVVSAVRPILAGGDVLAMQALAASVRLDDAVLDYAVRIVRATRRWPGIALGAGPRGAIALVRATRAHALLDGRDFATPDDVKALALPALRHRLQRSPETEIEGLGPDDLIQAILAKEPAPRA; encoded by the coding sequence ATGAACCTTGCCCCCGATTCCCCCGACCCCCTGCGGTTCCGCTGGGCCGCCGAACAGGCCGAGACCCTCCGGGGCGAGATCCACCGGGCCCTGGTGGGCCAGGAAGCGGTGGTGGACCAGGTGCTCACCGCCTTCCTGGCGGGAGGCCACGTCCTCCTGGAGGGGGTGCCCGGCCTGGGCAAGACGCTGCTGGTGCGGGCCCTGGCCGCCACCTTCCACGGCGCCTTCGCCCGCATCCAGTTCACCCCCGATCTCATGCCCAGCGATGTCATGGGCCACGCGGTGTGGGACCTGAAGAGCGAGGCCTTCCAGCTCCGCCGGGGGCCGGTGTTCACCAACCTCCTCCTGGCCGACGAGGTGAACCGCTCCCCCGCCAAGACCCAGGCCGCCCTCCTGGAGGTCATGCAGGAGCGCCAGGTGAGCCTGGAGGGCCGCACCCTCACGGTGGAGGCGCCCTTCATGGTCCTGGCCACCCAGAACCCCATCGAGCAGGAGGGCACCTATCCCCTGCCCGAGGCCCAACTGGACCGCTTCCTGCTGAAGGTGCTCATGGGGTACCCGCAGGCCGCCGAGGAGGTGGCCATGGTCCGCCAGGTCACGGCGGGCACCGTGGGCGACGCCCTGGTGGTGAGCGCCGTGCGCCCCATCCTGGCCGGCGGCGATGTCCTGGCCATGCAGGCCCTGGCGGCCTCCGTGCGCCTGGACGACGCCGTCCTGGACTACGCCGTGCGCATCGTGAGGGCCACCCGGCGGTGGCCGGGGATCGCCCTGGGGGCCGGCCCCCGGGGGGCCATCGCCCTGGTGCGGGCCACCCGGGCCCACGCGCTCCTGGACGGCCGGGACTTCGCCACCCCCGACGACGTGAAGGCACTTGCCCTGCCCGCGCTGCGCCACCGCCTGCAGCGCAGCCCCGAAACGGAGATCGAGGGCCTCGGGCCGGACGATCTCATCCAGGCCATCCTGGCCAAAGAGCCCGCGCCCCGGGCATGA
- a CDS encoding DUF4350 domain-containing protein, whose amino-acid sequence MTAGRRILAGGLLLLAAAVLALAWMSRESFTRQSQDVEEGYRGEALENRTLLLQKWLEAGGRPATRGGGELKGAALPDHGTLILLHLSQPLTVAETESLLAWVRRGGHLLTDGTATPFEDGRSLAPLHAALGVRVVDRHEGRAVKDPAPMTCTFKGDNPPYRVDGDDRWRLVPDREDDWAYRMGSDGKFVFLTRPEGEGRLTLTPDLRFVYGQHLTQDDNAAYLARLLNFRPDGNPVVVWSRPVDLSLFPWLWAHARALVLSLAALLGAWVWRGWGRFGPPLADPPSRRRSLREHLIASARFMWHGGSGAHLVRRAREALEARAARLNPAYPALAPGPRADWLALASGGNPDALFTALDDRPGRSPQALAQDLLVLERARQRLKPPPSSPSQDAP is encoded by the coding sequence ATGACCGCCGGCCGCCGCATCCTGGCGGGGGGGCTCCTGCTCCTGGCCGCCGCCGTGTTGGCGCTGGCCTGGATGAGCCGGGAGTCCTTCACGCGGCAGTCCCAGGACGTGGAGGAGGGCTACCGGGGCGAGGCCCTGGAGAACCGCACCCTGCTCCTGCAGAAATGGCTGGAGGCCGGAGGCAGGCCCGCCACCCGCGGGGGCGGCGAGCTCAAGGGCGCGGCCCTTCCGGACCACGGAACCCTGATCCTGCTGCACCTGAGCCAACCCCTCACGGTGGCGGAGACCGAAAGCCTCCTGGCCTGGGTGCGCCGGGGCGGCCACCTCCTCACGGACGGCACCGCCACGCCCTTCGAGGACGGGCGGAGCCTCGCCCCGCTCCACGCGGCCCTCGGGGTCCGGGTGGTGGATCGCCACGAGGGCCGCGCGGTGAAGGATCCGGCGCCCATGACCTGCACCTTCAAGGGGGACAACCCGCCCTACCGGGTGGACGGAGACGACCGGTGGAGGCTCGTCCCGGACCGGGAGGACGACTGGGCCTACCGCATGGGCAGCGACGGGAAATTCGTCTTCCTCACCCGCCCGGAAGGGGAGGGCCGCCTCACCCTCACGCCGGACCTGCGCTTCGTGTACGGCCAGCACCTGACCCAGGACGACAACGCCGCCTACCTGGCGCGCCTGCTGAATTTCCGCCCGGACGGGAACCCCGTGGTGGTCTGGTCCCGTCCCGTGGATCTCTCCCTGTTCCCCTGGCTTTGGGCCCATGCCCGGGCCCTGGTCCTGTCCCTGGCGGCCCTCCTGGGGGCCTGGGTGTGGCGGGGGTGGGGCCGCTTCGGTCCGCCCCTGGCCGATCCGCCTTCCCGGCGCCGCTCCCTGCGGGAGCATCTCATCGCCTCGGCCCGGTTCATGTGGCACGGGGGCTCCGGGGCCCACCTGGTCCGCCGCGCCCGGGAAGCCCTGGAAGCGCGGGCGGCCCGCCTCAACCCGGCCTACCCGGCCCTGGCTCCCGGACCCAGGGCCGACTGGCTGGCCCTGGCCTCCGGCGGCAACCCGGACGCCCTTTTCACCGCCCTGGACGATCGTCCGGGCCGGTCCCCCCAGGCCCTGGCCCAGGACCTCCTCGTTCTCGAGCGGGCCCGGCAGCGGCTGAAGCCCCCCCCGTCATCCCCTTCCCAGGACGCGCCATGA
- a CDS encoding DUF4129 domain-containing protein, translating into MSPGSLGFVPRPRRALEALDLGLGLLQAHAGAVAGVWALELGLVLALLLPFLWRAPLWILLALWWLKPWLDRGPLFVLSRAVFGQPATVWDFLREGPRAYRRGAAAGLLWRRFSPARSFLLPVFQLEGFRGKAYRARAQVLARQGGGTGFLLTLAMVILTLLTFFGSIGLAQLMMPPGSHVQLWDRFDSMPVGFHWFLLGVGLLALTLTEPLFVAAGFGLYLQRRTQLEGWDLEQSFRRLAARLAPLLLVLLSALPLRSQEPPAPSPPGQASSLPEEGPLRPQEEARARAERIAREDPAFRHTRQVRALRYRPTGREPRWLRALLDELFGESPAPREGRWQPRLPEGWAGWIALAGKIALVGGLLTLVVWLVYALHNRLAEPAVADEAWRGPSALAGLDIRPESLPGDVPGAARALFGEGQARAALALLYRGALAELVHRRGLDIPPSATEGDCLRAAQGRLDPGPATTFRTLTGTWQRLAYNGEAPGPQVFDELCAAWPGAFGGRP; encoded by the coding sequence GTGAGCCCGGGCTCCCTGGGCTTCGTGCCGCGCCCCCGCCGGGCCCTGGAGGCCCTGGACCTGGGCCTCGGCCTGCTCCAGGCCCACGCGGGCGCGGTGGCGGGGGTCTGGGCGCTGGAACTGGGCCTTGTCCTGGCGCTGCTCCTGCCCTTCCTGTGGCGGGCGCCCCTGTGGATCCTCCTGGCGCTCTGGTGGCTGAAGCCCTGGCTGGACCGGGGGCCGCTCTTCGTGCTCAGCCGCGCGGTTTTCGGCCAGCCGGCCACCGTGTGGGACTTCCTGCGGGAGGGCCCGCGGGCCTACCGCCGCGGCGCCGCCGCGGGCCTCCTGTGGCGGCGCTTCTCCCCCGCCCGGAGCTTCCTGCTGCCGGTGTTCCAGTTGGAGGGCTTCCGGGGGAAGGCCTACCGCGCCCGGGCCCAGGTGCTGGCCCGCCAGGGCGGAGGGACGGGGTTCCTGCTCACCCTGGCCATGGTGATCCTCACCCTGCTCACCTTCTTCGGCAGCATCGGCCTGGCCCAGCTGATGATGCCCCCGGGATCCCACGTGCAGCTGTGGGACCGCTTCGATTCCATGCCCGTGGGCTTCCACTGGTTCCTGCTGGGCGTGGGCCTCCTGGCCCTCACCCTCACGGAACCGCTCTTCGTGGCCGCGGGGTTCGGCCTCTACCTCCAGCGGCGCACGCAACTGGAGGGCTGGGACCTGGAACAGAGCTTCCGGCGTTTGGCCGCGCGTTTGGCTCCGCTCCTGCTGGTCCTGCTTTCCGCCCTTCCCCTGCGTTCCCAGGAGCCCCCAGCCCCGTCCCCCCCGGGACAGGCTTCCAGCCTGCCCGAGGAGGGCCCCCTCCGGCCCCAGGAGGAGGCCCGGGCGCGGGCGGAGCGGATTGCGCGGGAGGACCCCGCGTTCCGGCACACCCGGCAGGTGCGGGCCCTGCGCTACCGGCCCACGGGGCGGGAACCCCGCTGGCTCCGGGCCCTGCTGGATGAGCTTTTCGGGGAAAGCCCGGCCCCCCGCGAAGGCCGGTGGCAGCCGCGGCTGCCGGAAGGGTGGGCGGGCTGGATCGCCCTCGCCGGAAAGATCGCCCTGGTGGGGGGGCTGCTCACCCTGGTGGTCTGGCTGGTATACGCCCTGCACAACCGGCTGGCCGAACCCGCCGTGGCGGACGAAGCGTGGCGGGGCCCCTCCGCCCTGGCCGGCCTGGATATCCGGCCCGAAAGCCTGCCGGGCGATGTGCCCGGCGCGGCCCGGGCCCTTTTCGGGGAAGGGCAGGCCCGGGCGGCCTTGGCCCTGCTGTACCGGGGCGCCCTGGCGGAACTGGTGCACCGCAGGGGCCTGGACATCCCCCCCAGCGCCACGGAGGGGGACTGCCTCCGGGCCGCCCAGGGCCGCCTGGATCCGGGCCCCGCCACCACCTTCCGGACCCTCACGGGGACCTGGCAGCGCCTCGCGTACAACGGGGAGGCGCCCGGCCCCCAGGTCTTCGATGAACTCTGCGCGGCCTGGCCCGGCGCCTTCGGGGGGCGGCCATGA
- a CDS encoding stage II sporulation protein M translates to MRQQTFEAEYEPLWTALRGWLEGQPTLDPEGVPPAYRKVCHHLALARERQYTPVLVERLQQLALDLHQRIYGAGGEGLSAPVRFLWEGLPRQVRAEWRLVVFSALLFFGPCLAIFAIVRAHPSLVHLMLSPEEAARMVQMYDPKVATMGRTGASRDVLMFGFYILNNIGIDFQIFASGLLAGVGPLFFLPFNGLHGGAVMAHLTNQGLTAPFYGFVSGHSSFELLGAVLSGAGGLRMGLGLLRPGRRSRLEALREGARQGGSLLFGAALLTFIAACFEGFWSANTLVPWKVKVAVGITFWAALGLWLALVGRRRA, encoded by the coding sequence ATGAGGCAGCAGACCTTCGAGGCGGAATACGAGCCCCTTTGGACGGCCCTGCGGGGGTGGCTGGAGGGGCAGCCGACCCTGGACCCGGAGGGCGTGCCCCCCGCGTACCGGAAGGTGTGCCACCACCTCGCCCTGGCCCGGGAGCGGCAGTACACCCCGGTCCTGGTGGAACGGCTGCAGCAGCTCGCCCTGGACCTGCACCAGCGCATCTACGGCGCGGGCGGGGAAGGGCTCTCCGCCCCGGTGCGCTTCCTGTGGGAGGGGCTGCCCCGGCAGGTGCGGGCGGAATGGCGATTGGTGGTCTTCTCGGCCCTTCTCTTCTTCGGGCCTTGCCTGGCGATCTTCGCCATCGTCCGGGCCCACCCCAGCCTCGTGCACCTGATGCTCAGCCCCGAGGAGGCGGCCAGGATGGTCCAGATGTACGATCCCAAGGTGGCGACGATGGGCAGGACGGGCGCCAGCCGGGACGTCCTGATGTTCGGCTTCTACATCCTCAACAACATCGGCATCGATTTCCAGATCTTCGCCTCGGGCCTGCTGGCGGGGGTGGGGCCCCTGTTCTTCCTGCCCTTCAACGGCCTTCACGGCGGGGCGGTGATGGCCCACCTCACCAACCAGGGCCTCACGGCCCCCTTCTACGGCTTCGTGAGCGGGCACAGCTCCTTCGAGCTCCTCGGCGCGGTCCTCAGCGGGGCGGGGGGGCTGCGCATGGGCCTGGGCCTCCTGCGGCCCGGGCGGAGATCCCGCCTGGAGGCCCTCCGGGAAGGCGCCCGCCAGGGGGGGAGCCTCCTGTTCGGGGCGGCCCTCCTCACCTTCATCGCGGCCTGCTTCGAAGGCTTCTGGTCGGCCAACACCCTGGTGCCCTGGAAGGTGAAGGTGGCCGTGGGGATCACGTTCTGGGCGGCCCTGGGGCTGTGGCTGGCCCTGGTGGGCAGGAGGCGGGCGTGA
- a CDS encoding RDD family protein: MSRLLAFLVDQVLLGLAAIFSALALNVLGPLGLGLWFILVFFLQWLYPVFCETLAGGRTLGKRWLGLRVLMADGRPVGWMASLIRNLLRVVDILPGSYTVGFISMLVTRDFQRIGDLVAGTLVVHDPVPVPAPTLPDMEPRVPPRPLAFEDQAALLAFAERSPGLTPTRCEELTDLLKPLTGRTGPEGFREVLAMARYLWGGP; this comes from the coding sequence GTGTCCCGGCTCCTGGCCTTCCTGGTGGACCAGGTCCTGCTGGGCCTGGCGGCCATCTTCTCCGCCCTGGCCCTGAACGTCCTCGGTCCGCTGGGGCTGGGGCTCTGGTTCATCCTGGTGTTCTTCCTCCAGTGGCTCTACCCGGTCTTCTGCGAAACGCTTGCCGGGGGGCGGACCCTGGGCAAACGCTGGCTGGGCCTGCGGGTCCTCATGGCGGACGGCAGACCCGTGGGCTGGATGGCCAGCCTGATCCGGAACCTCCTCCGGGTGGTGGACATCCTGCCCGGCTCGTACACGGTGGGGTTCATCTCCATGCTCGTCACCCGGGATTTCCAGCGGATCGGGGACCTGGTGGCCGGAACCCTGGTGGTCCATGACCCGGTTCCGGTCCCGGCCCCCACGCTGCCCGACATGGAGCCCCGGGTGCCCCCGCGGCCCCTCGCCTTCGAGGACCAGGCGGCCCTCCTGGCCTTCGCGGAGCGGAGTCCCGGCCTCACCCCCACCCGGTGCGAGGAACTGACGGATCTGCTCAAGCCCCTCACGGGCCGCACGGGACCGGAGGGTTTCCGGGAGGTGCTGGCCATGGCCCGCTACCTGTGGGGCGGTCCATGA
- a CDS encoding RDD family protein gives MSDFNPYAAPAADLLVPETDPASALVYADRGTRLGAAILDAIILGIPASLLVWGFYAYQGLKFWVPVPGTRGIVLGGVATLLASAVDLAINGHLLARHGQTVGKYVCKIRIVKQDGSLPTLVDSFFKRRFLFNLAGRIPVIGGVLGLVDILLIFRSSHRCLHDDVAGTLVVKQSVPGREPAA, from the coding sequence ATGAGCGACTTCAACCCCTATGCCGCTCCCGCGGCGGATCTGCTGGTGCCCGAGACGGATCCCGCGTCGGCCCTTGTCTACGCGGACCGGGGAACCCGGCTGGGCGCCGCCATCCTGGACGCCATCATCCTGGGCATTCCCGCCTCGCTTCTCGTGTGGGGCTTCTACGCCTACCAGGGCCTGAAGTTCTGGGTGCCCGTGCCCGGGACGCGGGGCATCGTCCTGGGGGGGGTCGCGACCCTGCTCGCCTCCGCCGTGGATCTGGCCATCAACGGCCACCTGCTGGCACGGCACGGACAGACGGTGGGCAAGTACGTCTGCAAGATCCGCATCGTGAAGCAGGACGGGTCCCTGCCCACCCTGGTGGATTCCTTTTTCAAGCGGAGGTTCCTCTTCAACCTCGCCGGGCGGATCCCCGTGATCGGCGGGGTCCTGGGACTGGTGGACATCCTGCTGATCTTCAGGTCGAGCCACCGCTGCCTCCATGACGATGTGGCGGGAACGCTGGTCGTCAAGCAGTCCGTCCCGGGCCGCGAACCGGCGGCATGA
- a CDS encoding PAS domain-containing sensor histidine kinase produces the protein MSDPDDPFLRRALDGLRTAVAVLDRAGVIVFVNRAWEAFARDHGAPGTGEPYGPADPGIQEVLEGRSPSFSRDYASRGPDRGRWFRLMASPMDGWEGCLLQQVDITDLKVAEERAKGREDLFQQAFDRNVDPSTLSTFPEGWIVEANRAWCALTGVTREQALGRTPAELGLWTNPQDRTAILEELGRTGTFPGRQVEMRLLTGEIIQMQMSASALVLEEGTRVLLTGRDVTREAALKRTLLATEERFRVITSSLKDYILILDPDGTIAYINRTPVGIPLEAALGMPFPSGMGTEAQVLGEAAFRACLETLAGVNYSAPGIRLDGSWGWFDIRLEPFLAQGELQFVVVLAFDRSDARQAEETELRARKAESLVLMAGSIAHDFNNLFAAIQASLDILAIQIGEKPELVATLATTQEVLHRAITLSWKMNDFSGRAVTHRVPTNLGEVVSAWAARQKPAPGRALTLDLGGVPTILADADRLRIVLDALLENAWEAMDEAGRGGTVALRLFRDLSGEAPPGDWAAPRPPVPETVCLEMANDGPCPAPEVLARMFDPFFTTRFVGRGLGLASVLGLLQVHGAGIQVVPGEGLAFRIHFPPLNP, from the coding sequence ATGAGCGACCCGGACGACCCCTTTCTCAGGCGGGCCCTGGACGGTCTGCGGACGGCGGTGGCGGTGCTGGATCGCGCGGGGGTCATCGTTTTCGTGAACCGCGCCTGGGAGGCCTTTGCGCGCGACCATGGGGCGCCGGGCACCGGGGAGCCCTATGGACCCGCGGATCCGGGCATCCAGGAGGTGCTGGAGGGGAGGTCGCCCAGCTTCTCCCGGGACTACGCCAGCCGCGGACCTGACCGCGGGCGCTGGTTCAGGCTCATGGCCTCGCCCATGGACGGGTGGGAGGGCTGCCTGCTCCAGCAGGTGGACATCACCGATCTGAAGGTGGCCGAGGAGCGGGCCAAGGGAAGGGAGGATCTCTTCCAGCAGGCCTTCGACCGGAACGTCGATCCGTCCACCCTCTCCACCTTCCCCGAGGGGTGGATCGTGGAGGCGAACCGGGCCTGGTGCGCCCTCACCGGCGTTACCCGGGAACAGGCCCTGGGCCGGACCCCCGCGGAACTGGGCCTCTGGACCAACCCCCAGGACCGCACCGCCATCCTGGAGGAGCTGGGCCGCACGGGGACCTTCCCGGGGCGGCAGGTGGAAATGCGCCTCCTGACGGGGGAGATCATCCAGATGCAGATGTCGGCCTCGGCCCTGGTGCTCGAGGAGGGAACCCGGGTCCTGCTCACCGGGCGGGACGTCACCCGGGAAGCGGCCCTGAAGCGGACCCTGCTGGCGACGGAGGAGCGCTTCCGGGTGATCACCAGCTCGCTCAAGGACTACATCCTCATCCTCGACCCGGACGGAACCATCGCCTACATCAACCGCACCCCCGTGGGCATCCCCCTGGAGGCGGCGCTGGGGATGCCCTTCCCGTCGGGGATGGGCACCGAGGCCCAGGTGCTCGGCGAAGCCGCCTTCCGGGCCTGCCTGGAGACCCTCGCGGGCGTCAACTACAGCGCCCCGGGAATCCGCCTGGACGGCTCCTGGGGCTGGTTCGATATCCGGCTGGAACCCTTCCTGGCCCAGGGCGAACTGCAGTTCGTGGTGGTCCTGGCCTTCGACCGCTCCGACGCCAGACAGGCCGAGGAGACGGAGCTCCGCGCCCGCAAGGCCGAGAGCCTGGTCCTCATGGCCGGAAGCATCGCCCACGATTTCAACAACCTCTTCGCGGCCATCCAGGCCAGCCTGGATATCCTCGCCATCCAGATCGGCGAAAAACCGGAGCTCGTGGCGACCCTGGCCACCACCCAGGAGGTGCTCCACCGGGCCATCACCCTCTCCTGGAAGATGAACGATTTTTCCGGTCGCGCCGTCACCCACCGGGTCCCCACGAACCTCGGGGAGGTGGTCTCCGCCTGGGCCGCCCGGCAGAAGCCGGCCCCGGGGCGGGCCTTGACCCTGGACCTGGGGGGGGTGCCCACCATCCTGGCGGACGCCGACCGCCTGCGCATCGTGCTGGACGCGCTCCTGGAGAACGCCTGGGAGGCCATGGACGAGGCCGGCCGCGGGGGCACGGTGGCCCTGCGGCTCTTCCGGGACCTCAGCGGGGAGGCGCCGCCGGGGGATTGGGCCGCGCCCCGGCCCCCGGTGCCCGAAACGGTGTGCCTGGAAATGGCCAACGACGGCCCCTGCCCCGCCCCGGAAGTGCTGGCCAGGATGTTCGATCCCTTCTTCACGACGCGCTTCGTGGGGCGGGGCCTGGGCCTGGCCTCCGTCCTGGGCCTGCTGCAGGTGCACGGCGCGGGCATCCAGGTGGTGCCCGGGGAAGGCCTGGCCTTCCGCATCCATTTCCCGCCCCTGAATCCCTAG